Proteins encoded by one window of Chryseobacterium sp. POL2:
- a CDS encoding helix-turn-helix transcriptional regulator, translating to MEINERISVIMEHYNISPSEFAEKVDVQRSSISHITSGRNKPSLEFITKVKNSFPDIEWDWLINNNGPMIKPKVEIIEEKVEVKKLPLPDLFSIIEDESFGRNNLIPEKEQKTNASETNKMSSDKEEKKIINSQPLENFPMVHENSSKKVKRVILFFEDGTFEAFEN from the coding sequence ATGGAAATTAATGAGAGAATCTCCGTTATTATGGAGCATTATAATATTAGTCCGTCAGAATTTGCTGAGAAAGTAGATGTCCAGCGGTCGAGTATTTCGCACATCACTTCAGGGCGGAACAAGCCATCTTTGGAGTTTATCACCAAAGTCAAAAATAGCTTCCCAGACATAGAATGGGACTGGCTAATCAATAATAATGGGCCAATGATAAAACCTAAAGTAGAAATTATTGAAGAAAAAGTGGAAGTAAAAAAGCTTCCCCTACCCGACCTTTTCTCTATAATCGAAGATGAAAGTTTTGGTCGAAATAATTTGATTCCAGAAAAAGAGCAAAAAACTAATGCGTCAGAAACGAATAAAATGTCCTCTGACAAAGAAGAAAAAAAAATAATCAATTCTCAGCCATTAGAGAATTTTCCAATGGTACACGAAAATTCTTCGAAAAAAGTGAAGCGCGTTATTTTATTTTTTGAAGACGGCACTTTTGAAGCTTTCGAAAATTAA
- a CDS encoding dienelactone hydrolase family protein encodes MKKLVLISACLFMLTSMSAQTLKKVTYQDAKQKLNALVTDNTQQKRPAVLILPAWKGIDNEAKQAALDLQKEGYIALIADIYGEGNIPKTNEEAAKIATFYKTDYKAYQHRIQLALDALIKQNADPKKIAVIGYCFGGTGALEVARAGFPVEGVVSIHGGLFKDKSRPNDLIKTKILVENPADDKSVTKEDYDMLIQEMNDGKADWQIITYANSGHTFTNPESEDYNPIMAKRAWKHTLQFLSEILK; translated from the coding sequence ATGAAAAAATTAGTTTTAATCTCAGCCTGTTTATTTATGTTGACAAGTATGTCCGCACAAACTTTGAAGAAAGTCACCTATCAAGATGCTAAGCAAAAGTTGAATGCCTTGGTAACAGACAACACGCAACAAAAACGTCCAGCAGTTTTGATTTTACCAGCATGGAAAGGCATTGATAACGAGGCCAAACAAGCCGCGCTCGATTTACAAAAAGAAGGTTATATCGCTTTGATTGCTGACATTTATGGAGAAGGAAATATTCCTAAAACCAATGAGGAAGCTGCAAAAATAGCGACATTCTATAAGACAGATTACAAAGCCTACCAGCATCGGATTCAGTTGGCGCTTGATGCTTTGATAAAACAAAATGCTGACCCCAAAAAAATAGCAGTTATTGGTTATTGTTTTGGCGGAACTGGCGCGTTAGAAGTTGCTAGAGCAGGCTTTCCTGTTGAAGGAGTTGTAAGTATTCATGGAGGACTTTTTAAGGATAAATCGCGTCCGAATGATCTTATTAAAACAAAGATTTTGGTTGAAAATCCAGCGGATGACAAGAGTGTAACAAAAGAGGATTATGATATGCTTATCCAAGAAATGAATGATGGAAAAGCCGATTGGCAGATTATTACCTATGCCAATTCTGGACACACTTTTACCAATCCAGAATCTGAAGATTACAATCCGATAATGGCAAAACGTGCTTGGAAACACACGTTGCAATTTCTTAGTGAGATTTTAAAATAA
- a CDS encoding M28 family metallopeptidase — MKNLKFVGLIAALAFAQNCATSSNLNGKNDYSVTSEAFKNAYNSITVEDLKRDLYIIASDDMQGRDTGSPGQKKAGEYMIQQYKNYGISFPKALGSYYQKVPSEFMKTRNGQLPESENILAYIEGSEKPEELIVISGHYDHVGMKNGVVYNGADDDGSGTVAVMEIAEAFQKAKKAGFGPKRSILFLHVTGEEHGLWGSDYYAKNPVFPLANTVANLNIDMIGRDDPENRGKQYVYVIGSAMLSSELKTINEQANKDSHNLILNYKYDDPKDPDRLYYRSDHYNFAKHNIPIIFYFDGIHEDYHKPTDTPDKIDYPLLQKRTQLVFTTAWELANRPERIKVDGKNTR, encoded by the coding sequence ATGAAGAATTTAAAATTTGTAGGACTTATAGCTGCGCTAGCTTTTGCACAAAATTGTGCTACAAGTTCTAATCTTAATGGGAAAAATGACTATTCGGTGACGTCTGAAGCTTTTAAAAATGCTTATAATAGTATCACTGTGGAAGATCTTAAAAGAGATCTATACATCATTGCATCGGATGATATGCAAGGTCGTGACACAGGTTCTCCAGGACAAAAAAAAGCCGGAGAATATATGATTCAGCAATATAAAAATTACGGAATTTCGTTTCCTAAAGCTTTAGGTTCTTATTATCAAAAAGTACCTTCCGAGTTTATGAAAACGCGTAATGGTCAACTTCCAGAATCTGAAAATATTTTGGCTTATATCGAAGGAAGTGAAAAACCAGAGGAGCTGATTGTGATTTCTGGACATTACGATCATGTTGGGATGAAAAATGGCGTTGTCTATAACGGTGCCGACGATGACGGAAGCGGAACAGTTGCCGTAATGGAAATTGCAGAAGCTTTTCAAAAAGCTAAGAAAGCAGGATTTGGTCCAAAGCGTTCAATTCTTTTTCTTCATGTAACAGGTGAGGAGCATGGACTTTGGGGATCAGATTATTATGCGAAAAATCCAGTTTTCCCATTAGCCAATACGGTTGCTAATCTTAATATCGATATGATTGGTCGTGATGACCCCGAAAATCGTGGCAAACAATATGTTTACGTTATCGGTTCTGCAATGTTAAGTTCCGAGCTTAAAACGATTAATGAACAAGCAAATAAAGACAGTCATAATTTGATTCTAAATTATAAATATGATGATCCTAAAGATCCTGACAGATTGTATTACAGATCAGACCATTATAATTTTGCAAAACATAATATTCCGATTATATTTTATTTTGATGGCATTCACGAAGATTATCACAAACCAACAGATACACCAGACAAGATTGATTATCCTTTGCTACAAAAGCGGACACAATTGGTTTTCACAACGGCTTGGGAATTGGCGAATCGTCCAGAACGTATCAAAGTTGACGGGAAGAATACAAGATAA